The following are encoded together in the Ovis aries strain OAR_USU_Benz2616 breed Rambouillet chromosome 15, ARS-UI_Ramb_v3.0, whole genome shotgun sequence genome:
- the LOC101111388 gene encoding high mobility group protein B1-like gives MDKGDPKKPRGKMSSYAFFVQTCREEHKKKHPDASVNFSEFSKKCSERWKTMSAKEKGKFEDMAKADKARYEREMKTYIPPKGETKKKFKDPNAPKRPPSAFFLFCSEYRPKIKGEHPGLSIGDVAKKLGQMRNNTAADDKQPYEKKAAKLKEKYEKDIAAYRAKGKPDAAKKGVFKAEESKKKKEEEEDEEDEEDEEEEEDEEDEEEEEDDDDE, from the coding sequence ATGGACAAAGGAGATCCTAAGAAGCCGAGAGGCAAAATGTCATCATATGCATTCTTTGTGCAAACTTGCCGGGAGGAGCACAAGAAGAAGCACCCGGATGCTTCAGTCAACTTCTCAGAGTTTTCTAAGAAGTGCTCAGAGAGGTGGAAGACCATGTCtgctaaagagaaaggaaaatttgaaGACATGGCAAAGGCGGACAAGGCCCGttatgaaagagaaatgaaaacttatatccCTCCTAAAggggaaacaaaaaagaagttcAAGGATCCCAATGCACCCAAGAGGCCTCCTTCggcctttttcttgttttgttctgAGTATCGTCCAAAAATCAAAGGCGAACATCCTGGCCTGTCCATTGGTGATGTTGCAAAGAAACTGGGACAGATGCGGAATAACACTGCTGCGGATGACAAGCAGCCTTATGAGAAGAAGGCTGCTAAGCTGaaggaaaagtatgaaaaggataTTGCTGCATATCGAGCTAAAGGGAAGCCTGATGCAGCGAAAAAGGGAGTTTTCAAGgctgaagaaagcaagaaaaagaaggaagaggaggaagatgaggaagatgaagaggatgaggaggaagaagaagatgaagaggatgaggaggaggaagaagatgatgatgatgaataa